A single Chryseobacterium sp. DNA region contains:
- the sucC gene encoding ADP-forming succinate--CoA ligase subunit beta, translating to MNLHEYQSKEILSKYGVAIQRGFVANNVDEAVAAAEKLTAETGAQAWVVKAQIHAGGRGKGGGVKFSPNMDKLKENAQNIIGMQLVTPQTSAEGKKVHSVLIAEDVYYPGESETKEFYVSILLDRAEGKNTIVYSTEGGMDIEHVAEVTPHLIHNELIDPAIGLQGFQARKIAFNLGLEGNAFKEFVKFITSLYNAYTGIDASLFEINPVLKTSDNKIIAVDAKVTLDDNSLFRHKDLAELRDTREEDPMDVEAGEAGLNFVKLDGNVACMVNGAGLAMATMDIIKLSGGNPANFLDVGGTADAQRVQTAFGIILRDPNVKAILINIFGGIVRCDRVAQGVVDAYKAMGSLPVPLIVRLQGTNAVEAKKLIDESGLPVHSAITLEEAANKVKEVLA from the coding sequence ATGAATCTTCACGAGTATCAATCAAAAGAGATTTTATCAAAGTATGGAGTAGCTATCCAACGTGGTTTCGTTGCAAACAACGTAGATGAAGCTGTAGCAGCTGCTGAAAAATTGACTGCTGAAACCGGAGCACAGGCTTGGGTTGTAAAAGCACAGATTCACGCAGGTGGTCGTGGTAAAGGTGGGGGTGTTAAGTTTTCTCCAAACATGGATAAGCTTAAAGAGAACGCTCAGAATATCATCGGAATGCAGTTGGTAACACCACAAACTTCTGCTGAAGGTAAAAAAGTACACTCTGTTTTGATTGCAGAAGATGTTTATTATCCTGGAGAATCTGAAACTAAAGAATTCTATGTTTCTATTCTTTTAGATAGAGCTGAAGGGAAAAATACAATTGTATATTCTACTGAAGGAGGGATGGATATTGAGCACGTTGCAGAAGTAACTCCTCATTTGATCCACAACGAATTGATTGATCCAGCTATTGGTCTTCAAGGGTTCCAGGCTAGAAAAATTGCTTTCAACCTAGGTCTTGAAGGAAATGCGTTCAAAGAATTTGTGAAATTTATTACATCTCTTTACAATGCGTATACAGGAATTGATGCTTCTCTATTCGAAATCAACCCGGTATTAAAAACTTCTGATAACAAGATTATCGCTGTTGATGCTAAAGTAACTTTAGATGACAACTCATTGTTCCGTCACAAAGACTTAGCTGAGCTTAGAGATACAAGAGAAGAAGATCCAATGGATGTCGAAGCTGGTGAAGCGGGTCTTAACTTCGTAAAACTGGATGGTAACGTTGCTTGTATGGTAAACGGAGCCGGTCTTGCAATGGCCACTATGGATATCATCAAATTATCAGGTGGTAATCCTGCCAACTTCCTTGACGTAGGAGGTACTGCAGATGCTCAGAGAGTACAGACTGCTTTCGGAATCATCTTAAGAGATCCAAACGTAAAAGCGATCCTGATCAACATCTTCGGAGGTATCGTAAGATGTGACAGAGTGGCTCAGGGTGTTGTAGATGCTTACAAAGCGATGGGTAGCCTTCCGGTTCCATTGATCGTTAGATTGCAGGGAACTAATGCTGTAGAAGCTAAAAAATTAATTGACGAGTCTGGTCTTCCGGTACACTCTGCAATTACTTTAGAAGAAGCTGCAAACAAAGTAAAAGAAGTTTTAGCATAA
- a CDS encoding chloride channel protein has product MKINRRRRLIRTFNLLDQPIRFNPFVFSRTFFMWAVTGLVGGIIAGGYWIVLEYFTEFLAGFQGWQVIPTMAVCGLLAGLVIHFIGDPGEIHLIVNNIRFNKGKLDPKNNPSMILSSLFCVASGGSLGPEAPLVQVTGSTGTWLGKIFRLKGEELRSLSIAGMASGFTALFGAPLGGSLFSLEILHHKHAVEYYKAIIPALVASCFSYLMFALIIHLGIGATWDLKAYHYTGVYDFAYATAFGIAGTLFGWIFIFVVKFFKKVFEYRQFPIYIKTLAGGIILGIIAYNFPITRYFGHNEINQLIGGNFGLNFLILILVFKILAIAITVTSGWRGGFIIPLFFVGTTLGLIIHNLFPGVDTTLAIVSCMAAINACVTRTPMSTTIILGTLTGFTYFVPILFASLTGYFLAPKIPFIGSQSEKLAEE; this is encoded by the coding sequence ATGAAAATCAACAGAAGAAGACGGTTAATACGCACATTCAATCTCTTAGATCAACCTATCAGGTTTAATCCGTTTGTATTCAGCCGTACTTTTTTCATGTGGGCGGTTACAGGTCTTGTAGGCGGCATCATTGCCGGAGGATACTGGATCGTACTGGAATATTTCACGGAATTCTTAGCTGGATTTCAAGGCTGGCAGGTAATTCCAACGATGGCAGTCTGCGGCCTTTTGGCAGGACTGGTCATTCACTTTATCGGTGATCCGGGAGAAATTCATCTGATTGTTAATAACATCAGATTCAATAAAGGAAAACTGGACCCGAAGAATAACCCTTCCATGATCCTTTCATCCCTGTTTTGTGTAGCTTCGGGGGGAAGTTTAGGTCCGGAAGCACCTTTGGTACAGGTAACGGGATCTACGGGAACCTGGCTGGGAAAAATTTTCAGACTGAAAGGAGAAGAGCTGAGGTCTTTGAGTATTGCCGGGATGGCTTCCGGTTTTACAGCATTATTTGGCGCTCCATTGGGCGGAAGCCTTTTCTCGCTGGAAATTCTGCATCATAAACATGCAGTGGAATATTATAAGGCGATCATCCCTGCATTGGTAGCAAGCTGTTTCAGTTATCTGATGTTTGCTTTGATTATCCATTTGGGAATCGGGGCAACCTGGGATCTGAAAGCCTATCATTATACAGGAGTATATGACTTTGCCTATGCTACTGCTTTTGGAATTGCAGGAACTTTATTTGGCTGGATCTTCATTTTTGTAGTCAAATTTTTCAAAAAAGTTTTTGAATACAGACAATTTCCGATTTATATTAAAACATTGGCAGGAGGAATTATTTTGGGAATCATTGCTTATAATTTCCCCATTACAAGATACTTTGGACATAACGAGATCAATCAGCTGATTGGTGGCAATTTCGGACTGAACTTTCTGATCTTAATTCTTGTTTTTAAGATATTGGCTATTGCGATTACCGTAACTTCCGGATGGAGAGGAGGTTTTATTATTCCCTTGTTTTTTGTAGGAACAACATTAGGATTAATTATCCATAATTTATTTCCCGGTGTAGATACCACATTAGCAATTGTAAGCTGTATGGCGGCAATCAATGCCTGTGTGACGAGAACCCCGATGAGTACTACGATTATCTTAGGAACACTTACCGGATTTACGTATTTTGTACCGATATTATTTGCCAGCCTTACCGGATATTTCCTGGCGCCGAAAATTCCGTTTATCGGATCTCAGTCTGAGAAATTAGCGGAAGAATAG
- a CDS encoding DUF423 domain-containing protein yields the protein MKTITLVFGAVYGMISVILGAFGAHALKKILAVERLESFETGVRYQMYAAFFLLIIGYILKFETSAEKWTSILMIAGTLLFSVSIYFLSMQDYLGMNLKFLGPVTPLGGLMMILSWGMLIFYFAKNRM from the coding sequence ATGAAAACAATTACTTTAGTTTTTGGAGCGGTTTACGGAATGATATCTGTAATCCTGGGTGCATTCGGAGCTCATGCTTTAAAGAAAATATTAGCTGTGGAAAGACTGGAAAGTTTTGAAACAGGCGTAAGATACCAGATGTATGCAGCGTTTTTCCTGCTGATCATCGGGTATATCTTAAAATTTGAAACGTCTGCAGAAAAATGGACCTCCATTTTAATGATTGCAGGAACATTGTTGTTCTCAGTGAGCATCTATTTCCTGAGTATGCAGGATTATTTAGGCATGAATCTTAAATTCTTAGGCCCTGTCACTCCGCTTGGAGGTCTGATGATGATCTTAAGCTGGGGAATGCTGATTTTTTATTTTGCCAAAAATAGAATGTAA